One window from the genome of Haloprofundus halobius encodes:
- a CDS encoding DUF7405 family protein → MSPGTDEWSRRDVLKAAVAVGGAGALSACLDLTDEPVPEGVSDPSALPARQHAWDDLLARDGAENVELPRHQTLLYLTLDRDGTPTPADRRAVEDALSTLDRAYERSNEGLIHSLSFSPAYFSRFDDPLPDTVDLPEPRRLSPFETPDLDRQDALLHLASDRADALLEAEEALTGERDTANEVTMETPLSAAFSVDSRRTGFIGKGMPAERQDVAGVPDGKPVPEESPLFMGFKAGFAGNQATEEYVTIPDGQFAGATTKHVSRLRQRLDDWYVEQEFDDRVSEMFSPEHAAEGLVEGVGDNLGDHSGVTPEIADRIREHARQYGRVGHAQKAARANRDEEGNVRLLRRHIESTDDDEASLHFPVLQRRITDFEEVREAMNGTDLTDEPAVRQRVNNGILEYIFVKNRGNFLVPPRRLRALPTPTGGVPGL, encoded by the coding sequence ATGAGTCCGGGGACCGACGAATGGAGTCGCAGAGACGTGCTGAAAGCAGCCGTCGCCGTCGGCGGCGCGGGCGCGCTCTCGGCCTGTCTCGACCTCACCGACGAACCCGTCCCTGAGGGCGTCTCGGACCCCTCGGCGCTCCCGGCGCGGCAGCACGCCTGGGACGACCTGCTCGCACGCGACGGCGCGGAGAACGTCGAACTCCCGCGTCACCAGACGCTTCTGTATCTGACGCTCGACCGCGACGGCACGCCGACGCCCGCCGACCGACGCGCCGTCGAAGACGCGCTGTCGACGCTGGACCGCGCCTACGAGCGGAGCAACGAGGGGCTGATTCACTCGCTTTCGTTCTCTCCGGCGTACTTCTCGCGCTTCGACGACCCGCTCCCCGACACCGTCGACCTGCCGGAACCGCGCCGACTCTCGCCGTTCGAAACTCCCGATCTCGACCGACAGGATGCCCTCTTACACCTCGCCAGCGACCGCGCCGACGCGCTGTTGGAGGCCGAGGAGGCGCTGACCGGCGAGCGAGACACCGCCAACGAGGTGACGATGGAGACGCCGCTCTCGGCCGCCTTCTCCGTCGACTCCCGGCGGACGGGGTTCATCGGCAAGGGCATGCCCGCCGAGCGGCAGGACGTGGCGGGCGTCCCCGACGGCAAACCGGTGCCCGAGGAGTCGCCGCTGTTCATGGGATTCAAAGCCGGATTCGCCGGGAATCAGGCGACCGAGGAGTACGTCACCATCCCCGACGGCCAGTTCGCGGGCGCGACGACGAAACACGTCTCGAGACTCCGTCAGCGCCTCGACGACTGGTACGTCGAGCAGGAGTTCGACGACCGGGTGTCGGAGATGTTCAGCCCCGAACACGCCGCCGAGGGTCTCGTCGAGGGCGTCGGCGACAACCTCGGCGACCACAGCGGCGTCACGCCCGAGATAGCCGACCGCATCCGCGAGCACGCCCGGCAGTACGGCCGGGTCGGTCACGCCCAGAAAGCCGCCCGCGCCAACCGCGACGAGGAGGGGAACGTCCGCCTCCTCCGGCGGCACATCGAGTCGACAGACGACGACGAGGCGAGCCTCCACTTCCCGGTGCTGCAGCGGCGCATCACCGACTTCGAGGAGGTGAGAGAGGCGATGAACGGGACCGACCTCACCGACGAACCGGCCGTCCGACAGCGAGTGAACAACGGGATTCTGGAGTACATCTTCGTCAAGAACCGAGGCAACTTCCTCGTGCCCCCGCGTCGCCTGCGGGCGCTGCCGACGCCGACCGGCGGGGTTCCGGGGCTGTAA